Proteins encoded within one genomic window of Mycolicibacterium aubagnense:
- the thiD gene encoding bifunctional hydroxymethylpyrimidine kinase/phosphomethylpyrimidine kinase produces the protein MNFLPLTPPGQTPLRVMTIAGSDSGGGAGIQADLRTFAMLGVHGCVAIAAVTVQNSVGVKGFHELPLDIISGQITAVVDDIGIQAAKTGMLASAEIIGAVAETWRSLDGDVPLVVDPVCASMHGDPLLHPSALNSVRTQLFPIATLVTPNLDEVRLITGIDVVDASTQRDAAKALHDLGPKWALVKGGHLRSSDHSPDLLYDGSEFYEFTTERIDTGHDHGAGDTLAASTACALAHGFSVPDAVAFGKSWVTECLRAAYPLGHGHGPVNALFRLQA, from the coding sequence GTGAACTTCCTGCCCTTGACCCCGCCGGGCCAGACGCCCCTGCGGGTGATGACCATTGCCGGCTCCGATTCCGGCGGTGGCGCCGGCATCCAGGCCGACCTGCGCACCTTCGCGATGCTCGGCGTACACGGGTGCGTCGCCATCGCTGCGGTGACGGTGCAGAACTCGGTGGGGGTCAAGGGTTTTCACGAGCTGCCGCTCGACATCATCAGCGGGCAGATCACCGCGGTGGTCGACGACATCGGCATCCAGGCGGCCAAGACCGGCATGCTGGCCTCGGCCGAGATCATCGGTGCAGTTGCGGAGACCTGGCGGAGCCTCGACGGCGACGTGCCGCTCGTCGTCGATCCGGTGTGCGCGTCCATGCACGGCGACCCGCTGCTGCACCCCAGCGCGCTGAACTCGGTTCGTACCCAGCTGTTTCCGATCGCCACCCTGGTCACCCCGAACCTGGACGAGGTGCGGCTGATCACGGGTATCGACGTGGTGGACGCGTCGACGCAACGCGACGCCGCGAAGGCCCTGCACGACCTGGGTCCGAAGTGGGCCCTGGTCAAGGGCGGACATCTGCGGTCCAGCGATCACAGCCCCGACCTGCTGTACGACGGCAGCGAGTTCTACGAATTCACCACCGAGCGCATCGACACCGGCCATGACCACGGTGCGGGTGACACCCTCGCCGCGTCCACGGCTTGCGCACTGGCGCACGGCTTTTCGGTGCCCGACGCGGTGGCGTTCGGCAAGAGCTGGGTGACCGAATGCCTGCGGGCGGCCTACCCCCTGGGCCACGGCCACGGTCCCGTCAACGCGCTCTTCCGGTTGCAGGCATGA
- a CDS encoding alpha/beta hydrolase family protein — protein sequence MNLEAIAGVAHEPDGTPTGVVLLTHGAGSNRDAPLIVRTCDEWARHGWLAIRYDLPYRRRRPKGPPSNSAASDQQGIVEAIELAHTLTDGPVIAGGHSYGGRMTSMVAAEGADLAGLALSSYPLHPPGKPERARTEHLPHIAVPTVFTHGTADPFGTIAELTAAAALIPGPTALVTITGARHDLGSKTLDVPALAVARAIGLITRSGT from the coding sequence ATGAATCTTGAGGCCATCGCGGGCGTCGCGCACGAACCCGACGGGACGCCGACGGGCGTCGTGCTGCTCACCCACGGCGCGGGCAGTAACCGGGACGCCCCGCTGATCGTCCGGACCTGCGACGAGTGGGCCCGCCACGGCTGGCTCGCCATCCGCTACGACCTGCCGTACCGGCGTCGCCGGCCGAAAGGCCCGCCGTCGAACTCCGCGGCATCGGATCAGCAGGGCATCGTGGAGGCCATCGAGCTGGCGCACACGCTGACCGACGGCCCGGTGATCGCGGGCGGCCATTCCTACGGCGGCCGGATGACGTCCATGGTTGCGGCCGAGGGCGCCGACCTGGCCGGACTGGCGCTGTCGTCGTACCCCTTGCACCCACCCGGCAAGCCCGAACGCGCCCGCACCGAGCACCTACCGCACATCGCGGTCCCGACGGTGTTCACGCACGGCACGGCCGACCCGTTCGGCACCATCGCCGAACTGACGGCCGCCGCCGCGCTGATCCCCGGCCCCACCGCGCTCGTCACGATTACCGGCGCCCGCCATGACCTGGGATCCAAGACCCTGGACGTCCCGGCACTGGCGGTTGCTAGAGCCATTGGACTCATTACCCGAAGCGGTACCTGA
- a CDS encoding flavin-containing monooxygenase encodes MTTQQFEAVIVGAGFAGIGAAIQLKRLGIENFTILEREDDLGGTWYVNHYPGLAVDVPTTTYSYFFEPNPSWSRLFTPGPEIKRYADDVAAKYDVRRHIRFNVVVNGARWDEDASLWRISIADGETLSARYLITATGFLSQPNIPAIPGIEKFAGRVIHTTDWDDDYDPAGKRVAVIGTGATAVQLIPELAKTAADLTVFQRTPIWVVPKIDPHFGPRAKRMFARFPLTQRVLRWLTDSIYEVMVSVGVRHYGMFRGRFNISASDLSKMHRFFVIRDKDLRRRLTPDYDFGCKRPTFSNGYYQAFNRANVHLQDAGIDHVAADGIIGSDGVKVEIDTLVLATGFDLWEANFPAIEVIGREGRDLGKWWRETRFQAYQGVSMPYFPNYLSLASPYAFLGLNFFNTMEYQMRLMDRLFTEVKKRGATTFEVTEEANTAFLDRMTELLGDSIFTLGNCASAHSYYFNPAGEPTLLRPSSTETAIREASEFPLSDYKIS; translated from the coding sequence ATGACGACGCAGCAGTTCGAGGCGGTCATCGTCGGCGCGGGATTCGCCGGTATCGGTGCCGCCATCCAGCTCAAACGCCTCGGGATCGAGAACTTCACCATCCTTGAGCGCGAGGACGACCTCGGCGGCACCTGGTACGTCAATCATTACCCCGGCCTCGCGGTCGACGTGCCCACCACCACCTACTCGTACTTCTTCGAGCCGAACCCGAGCTGGTCTCGCCTTTTCACCCCGGGTCCGGAGATCAAGCGATACGCCGATGATGTTGCCGCCAAGTACGACGTGCGCCGCCACATCCGGTTCAATGTCGTCGTCAACGGGGCCCGCTGGGACGAGGACGCCTCGCTCTGGCGCATCAGCATTGCCGACGGCGAGACTCTCAGCGCCCGCTACCTGATCACCGCCACCGGCTTCCTGTCCCAGCCGAACATCCCGGCGATTCCCGGCATCGAGAAGTTCGCCGGCCGCGTCATCCACACCACCGACTGGGACGACGACTACGACCCGGCGGGCAAGCGCGTCGCGGTCATCGGCACCGGTGCCACCGCCGTGCAGCTGATCCCCGAGCTGGCCAAGACCGCCGCCGACCTGACGGTTTTCCAGCGCACGCCGATCTGGGTGGTACCAAAGATCGATCCGCACTTCGGCCCTCGGGCCAAGCGAATGTTCGCCCGATTCCCGCTGACGCAGCGCGTACTTCGCTGGCTCACCGATTCGATCTACGAAGTGATGGTGTCCGTCGGCGTCCGGCACTACGGGATGTTCCGCGGCCGCTTCAACATCTCGGCATCCGACCTGTCGAAGATGCACCGATTCTTCGTCATCCGCGACAAGGACCTGCGGCGCCGGCTGACCCCGGACTACGACTTCGGTTGCAAGCGGCCGACTTTCAGCAACGGTTACTACCAGGCCTTCAACCGGGCCAACGTGCACCTGCAGGATGCCGGCATCGACCACGTCGCCGCCGACGGGATCATCGGCAGCGACGGCGTCAAGGTCGAGATCGACACCCTGGTGCTCGCCACCGGTTTCGACCTGTGGGAGGCCAACTTCCCCGCCATCGAGGTGATCGGCCGCGAGGGTCGCGATCTCGGAAAGTGGTGGCGCGAAACGCGTTTCCAGGCGTACCAGGGCGTGTCGATGCCGTACTTCCCGAACTATCTGAGCCTGGCCAGCCCGTACGCGTTCCTGGGGTTGAACTTCTTCAACACCATGGAGTACCAGATGCGTCTGATGGACCGGCTTTTCACCGAGGTGAAGAAGCGCGGCGCGACGACATTCGAGGTCACCGAGGAAGCGAACACCGCATTCCTGGACCGGATGACCGAACTGCTCGGGGATTCGATCTTCACCCTCGGCAACTGCGCCAGCGCCCACTCGTACTATTTCAATCCCGCGGGTGAGCCGACGCTGCTGCGCCCGTCGTCGACCGAGACGGCGATCCGCGAAGCTTCCGAATTTCCGTTGAGCGACTACAAGATTTCGTGA